The genomic region CTTCACCTATCTCGATTCCGTCGTACGTCCTGAGGATCGAGTCGTGTGTGAAGCTGAGATGCTTCGATTAGAACAGCATCGCGAGGTAGGGGGCGATGGGGCCTATAATAAGTTGCACATTATCCGGACGGCCTCGATTGAGAAAGGAGGCGCCCTTCAGGTGAACGTCACGATACGAGGGAGCGGCCGGTTTCTTTTCTTCTTTTGGTATGAACTGCCCTCCGAGGAGTATCAAGCTGTTTTCTTGCGAAAGGCTGAGAGCTAGGTTAGCTCAATACTGAATGCATTTCAGGGGAATTGGCGAGAGGACGCCGGACGACGGAGCACACACCCGCTACGTCGGCACAACAGTGAAAGACTCACAGTGAGCGGTCTGCTTAGGCTTCTCCTCTCGATTGCACTGCTCTTCACTCCTTCCGTTGCGTGGGCGGACACCGGCAAGGTTATCGCTGTCCTCGACGGCGACATCATTGAGGTCATACACGGCCACCAAGTCGAACGGATCCGGCTCAACGGGATTGATAGGCCAGAGAAGGGACAGGACTACGGCCAGCGGGCGAAGCGGTTTACTCAAGAGCTCGTTGAACAGAAGGAAGTGAGGGTCGAAACCCGTGGCCTCGACAAGTACGGCCGCACGATCGGCGATGTCTTCTTGATGGATGGCACCCATGTGAACAGGGAACTTGTAAACGCCGGGCTTGCGTGGCGGTTCTGCCGGCATTCATCGGACAATCAGCTGAAGCAGCTTGAAGAGGAGTCGCGAGAGGCTAAACGCGGTCTGTGGGTGGATCCAGTCCCCATTCCACCGTGGGTCTATCGCAAGCTTCAGCGCAAACAAGTTCCCGATGTGGCGGACTTCGACTGCTCAGGGCTTCCGGTTCCAACAGCTCTGTGGAACAATTGCTGCCAGCCCAGGCGTAGAATTCTGGACGGCGGCTTCAGTATAAACAGCTGTTCCATTGAAAATCGGGGAAACCTCTTTTCACCGCGCCTGCTTGCCCCTCCTCGATCATAATCCATTCTTGGTTACAAAACCTCGTGTGATTGATATCATGGCTCGGTAGTGACCGTCACGTAGCGGATTCACAAATGAGCCCCAGAACGAGACTCTAATCGCCATGCCGGATCAAAGACTTCATCGGTATATCTGTAGTCCTTCCCAATCCGATCCTCCCGTCTGCACGTCATTCAACTCAATCTGACTTGGTTCTCGGTTTCAATGGCTTTGGTTACGGGTGACACCGTGGCAGTGCATTGAGAGATGGAACCATCGATCGCCCTTACGGCTAGGAGGACATCATGGGATTTCTGACGCAAATGCAGTTTTCGTGGAACAAAGTAACTAAACTGCAAAAGCTGGAAAAAGCTATTGCTCCACCGCATGAGCCGGTTTCACGAATTGTCGCCGACCTCATGGGCGCGAATGAACGGGATGGATCGACCGAAAAGAAACGTGCACTGGAGGAGTTCTTGGATCTATGCGACTCGAATAGAGGAGTGCGCAGTGTCATGGAGCACGAACATCTATCGCGAGTCGATCTGAGAGGGATTGCCGTCTACTTGATGGCCCGTGGGCTGGGCCAGTGGGTGAAGGGCCATTGCGTGGCGTTGTCGACTATCTCCCACGTTGAACCGCTCCATTACTTTGTTCTGGCGGAGAGACATGGCGTTGATCGACAGCACATACTCGCCCATCTCCTGCAATATTGGGAGGGAAAGATCTCCTCGAGTGAGTTACAGGAGCATCTGCCGGTCACGTCCTCGCCTGATGCGACGGCTTCAGAGCCTCCCCATGCTGTACTCCATGTGTGCGAAGAGGTTGCGTGATTGTCGTTCCCTCTCTGGCGACGCCTGCACGGGTTCATCCGACAGCTGCCCGAGAAAGACGTGCCTGCGCGGGTGTAAGATGCGCCGGAGGAGTAACGACTCACTAAACTAGCGCCGAAGGAGAAGAGGCACATGAATCTCAAGCGCAAACTCCAACGTCAGATGCTTCAGGCGCTCAAGGATTTTTACCCCGCCCCTAATCCCAACTTCGCGCAGCAATTTGAATCCGATCCCGACTACATCGGCAACCTGCACTATTTGAACGGACATGGCTTGCTCACGTGGACCGAGTACAGAGAGGGCGGAGCGGCACTGCCACCCCAGCTTCTTGACTTCAAGATCACCCTTGCTGGACTCGACTTCCTCGAAGGCGATGGCGGGCTTGGCGCAATTCTGCGCACCGTGACGGTAAAGCTTGAGGCGCATCAGCTACGGCAAATTGTGGCAGCGAAGAAAGGCAAGCGGTCCAGCCGATAGCGTACAGGGCATGA from Nitrospira japonica harbors:
- a CDS encoding thermonuclease family protein, which encodes MSGLLRLLLSIALLFTPSVAWADTGKVIAVLDGDIIEVIHGHQVERIRLNGIDRPEKGQDYGQRAKRFTQELVEQKEVRVETRGLDKYGRTIGDVFLMDGTHVNRELVNAGLAWRFCRHSSDNQLKQLEEESREAKRGLWVDPVPIPPWVYRKLQRKQVPDVADFDCSGLPVPTALWNNCCQPRRRILDGGFSINSCSIENRGNLFSPRLLAPPRS